In Proteobacteria bacterium CG1_02_64_396, the genomic window GTTTGTGTTTCCCGGACATCGCTTGGCTCCTCGCTCTCGCCAATCATGCCCCCTCGGTCTTAACAAAACCTACTGTCCAGTTTTTGGGGTCCACTTCAGACAGGCCCTTTGTTGTTTCTCTTTATAGGAAAAAAGGCGACCTCCCGGTCGCCTTTTTAGTTGGTCCCGCTTGTACGGAAAAGGGGGCTTCAGCCCCTCCCCTCGATCCTCAAATCCAATTCCCCCTTCTCCACCTCGATCATCACCGTTCCCCCCTGCATCAACCTGCCGTGCAGGATCTCCCCGACCAGGGGGCGCTTGATCTTCTCGCGCACCACCCGCCCAATCGGGCGAGCCCCCATCTCGGGGTCGAAGCCCGCCTTGGCCAGCCAGCCATCCATCCAGCCTCGGGCAGCGGGGGTCAACAGCAGGGTGATCTTCTTGTCGATCAGGTTGCCCGCCAACTCCGCCACGAACTTCTCGGCGATCCGCTCCGTGACCGCGTGATCTCACGGGATAAACGGAAACTGGCGGCGTGTTCGTGGGGGGGGGCAGCGATCGGATCCTGCACCGGAAGTTCAGTGATCTCGGAATGACGGAATCAAAGATCATAAACTTGCGCACCGTCGCATTGTTGAACATGAGGCATGGGGCTACGATGTAATACAAAGTGCTCACTTGGAACAACCAGCGTGAGTGAGGGGCTGTCGAGGCTCCCCCGTTTTGCGATGAGCGAGGTCAGACATGGGCGTTACAAGCGTGCGGTTGCAGGCCGAAATCGAGACGCCGCTGGAGGCTTTGGCCCAGCGGTTGGATCGCAGCAAGAACTACCTGATCAACCAAGCGGTTCGGGAGTTTTTGGAACGTCAGGCGTTGGAGGAGCAGCGGTGGCGGGAGACCGTTTCGGCCATCGAGTCGGTGCAGGCTGGACGCAGCGTCGACGAGTCGGCGGTCAATGAGTGGTTGGAAAGCTGGGGGAGCGCCGACGAACTGAAACCACCCTCGGCATGAACATCCTCTACGCGCCGGAGGCGATTGAGGATCTCCAATGTTTGCGGGGATTCATCGCGCCGAACAATCCGCTTGCCGCCCAACAGGCAGCGGCGGCCATTCTGAAAGGGATCGCTCAGCTGCGCACGTTTCCGCTTC contains:
- a CDS encoding transcriptional regulator, with translation MGVTSVRLQAEIETPLEALAQRLDRSKNYLINQAVREFLERQALEEQRWRETVSAIESVQAGRSVDESAVNEWLESWGSADELKPPSA